Proteins from a single region of Pseudomonas quebecensis:
- a CDS encoding GNAT family N-acetyltransferase → MRQHSVIHTPNTRDYPELVRVWEASVRATHDFLPDSYIVLLKDLVLTRYLDAVMLVCTKDARQRITGFAGVAAGKVEMLFIDPQHRGQGLGRQLLRYAVECMNADELEVNEQNPQALAFYLKQGFEVIGRTEHDGLGQPYPLLRMRLRQLSSQARQG, encoded by the coding sequence ATGCGGCAGCATTCGGTCATTCATACACCTAACACCCGCGATTACCCGGAACTGGTCCGGGTGTGGGAAGCGTCGGTGCGCGCCACCCATGATTTTCTGCCCGACAGCTACATCGTATTACTCAAAGACCTGGTGCTGACCCGCTACCTGGATGCGGTGATGCTGGTCTGCACCAAGGACGCCCGCCAGCGCATCACTGGGTTTGCCGGGGTAGCGGCGGGAAAAGTCGAGATGCTGTTCATCGATCCGCAACATCGTGGCCAAGGCTTGGGCCGCCAGTTGCTGCGCTACGCGGTGGAGTGCATGAACGCCGACGAGCTGGAAGTCAACGAACAGAACCCCCAGGCCCTGGCCTTTTACCTCAAGCAAGGTTTCGAGGTGATCGGACGCACCGAGCATGACGGCCTTGGCCAGCCTTATCCGTTGCTGCGCATGCGCTTGCGCCAGTTGTCGTCGCAGGCGCGCCAGGGCTAA
- a CDS encoding rRNA pseudouridine synthase, giving the protein MTDPIRLSKRLIELVGCSRREAELFIEGGWVSVDGEVIDEPQFKVTTQKVELDPEAKATAPEPVTILLHAPAGVDADTAMAMISAETLSDEHRFGKRPLKGHFLRLSASADLQAKASGLLVFTQDWKILRKLTADAAKIEQEYVVEVEGEMVAHGLNRLNHGLTYKGKELPAVKASWQNENRLRFALKNPQPGVIALFCEAVGLKVVAIRRIRIGGVSIGKVPVGQWRYLSGKEKF; this is encoded by the coding sequence ATGACTGACCCCATACGCCTCTCCAAACGCCTTATCGAACTGGTCGGTTGCTCCCGTCGGGAGGCTGAGCTGTTTATCGAAGGCGGCTGGGTCTCGGTGGACGGTGAAGTGATCGACGAACCGCAGTTCAAGGTCACCACCCAGAAAGTCGAACTCGACCCCGAGGCCAAGGCCACCGCGCCGGAACCGGTGACCATCCTGCTGCACGCCCCGGCCGGTGTGGATGCTGATACCGCGATGGCGATGATCAGCGCCGAAACTCTGTCGGACGAACATCGTTTCGGCAAGCGTCCGCTCAAAGGCCACTTCCTGCGCCTGAGCGCCAGCGCCGACCTGCAGGCCAAGGCCAGCGGCCTGCTGGTGTTCACCCAGGACTGGAAGATTCTGCGCAAATTGACCGCCGATGCCGCCAAGATCGAGCAGGAATATGTCGTGGAGGTCGAAGGCGAGATGGTTGCCCACGGCCTTAACCGCCTGAACCACGGCCTGACCTACAAAGGCAAAGAGCTGCCAGCCGTAAAAGCCAGCTGGCAGAACGAAAATCGCCTGCGCTTTGCGCTGAAAAATCCGCAACCCGGCGTGATCGCGCTGTTCTGCGAGGCGGTCGGCCTGAAGGTCGTGGCTATTCGCCGCATCCGCATCGGCGGGGTGTCCATTGGCAAGGTTCCAGTGGGCCAATGGCGTTACCTGTCCGGCAAAGAGAAATTTTAA
- the tsaA gene encoding tRNA (N6-threonylcarbamoyladenosine(37)-N6)-methyltransferase TrmO, translated as MSHLVSPVGFVRSCFKEKFAIPRQPQLAPAARGVLELVAPFDQGEAVQGLEQVSHVWLLFLFHQALEDKPRLKVRPPRLGGNTSMGVFATRATHRPNGIGQSVVKLDRVEPGRLWISGIDLLDGTPVLDIKPYVPYADIIDTASNRIASGAPALIPVQWLKTALQQAQGHAQRLGEPLVELIDQCLAQDPRPAYQTPGPEREYGVRFWDVDVRWHYPEAGVICVLEVVTAG; from the coding sequence ATGAGTCACCTGGTCTCCCCCGTCGGCTTCGTGCGCTCCTGTTTCAAGGAGAAGTTCGCCATCCCGCGCCAACCGCAACTGGCGCCGGCCGCCCGCGGCGTGCTGGAGCTGGTGGCGCCGTTCGACCAGGGCGAGGCCGTGCAAGGCCTGGAGCAGGTCAGCCATGTGTGGCTGCTGTTTCTGTTCCATCAGGCGTTGGAAGACAAGCCGCGCCTGAAAGTGCGCCCGCCACGCCTGGGTGGCAATACGTCCATGGGGGTGTTCGCCACCCGTGCGACCCATCGGCCCAATGGCATCGGCCAGTCGGTGGTGAAACTGGACAGGGTCGAGCCGGGTCGGTTGTGGATCTCCGGGATCGATCTGCTCGACGGCACGCCGGTGCTGGACATCAAGCCTTACGTGCCTTACGCCGACATCATCGACACGGCCAGCAACCGCATCGCCAGCGGGGCGCCGGCGTTGATTCCCGTACAGTGGCTGAAGACAGCGCTGCAGCAAGCACAAGGCCATGCCCAGCGTCTCGGCGAGCCGTTGGTGGAATTGATTGATCAGTGTTTGGCGCAGGACCCCCGGCCCGCGTACCAGACGCCTGGGCCGGAGCGCGAGTACGGGGTGCGCTTCTGGGATGTGGATGTGCGCTGGCACTATCCCGAGGCTGGGGTGATTTGCGTATTGGAAGTGGTGACAGCGGGATAA
- a CDS encoding DUF1456 family protein, which translates to MIHNDVLRSVRYMLDISDNKMVEITKLGGMDITKDDLLTYLKKDEEEGFVFCPDEVMAHFLDGLVIFKRGKDESRPPQPIETPVTNNIILKKLRVAFELKEDDMHAILKAAEFPVSKPELSALFRKFGHTNYRPCGDQLLRNFLKGLTLRVRA; encoded by the coding sequence ATGATTCACAACGACGTACTGCGCAGCGTGCGCTACATGCTCGATATCAGCGACAACAAGATGGTCGAGATCACCAAGCTCGGCGGCATGGACATCACCAAGGATGACCTGCTGACTTACCTCAAGAAGGACGAAGAAGAAGGCTTCGTGTTCTGCCCGGACGAGGTCATGGCGCACTTTCTCGATGGCCTGGTGATCTTCAAGCGTGGCAAGGATGAAAGCCGTCCACCGCAGCCGATCGAGACGCCGGTCACCAACAACATCATTCTCAAGAAGCTGCGCGTGGCCTTCGAACTGAAGGAAGATGATATGCACGCCATTCTCAAAGCTGCCGAATTCCCGGTGTCCAAGCCGGAATTGAGCGCGCTGTTTCGCAAATTCGGCCACACCAACTATCGCCCGTGCGGCGACCAGTTGCTGCGTAACTTCCTCAAGGGGCTGACGCTGCGGGTGCGTGCGTAA
- the rimO gene encoding 30S ribosomal protein S12 methylthiotransferase RimO: MSTTPATANPKVGFVSLGCPKALVDSERILTQLRMEGYDVVSTYQDADVVVVNTCGFIDSAKAESLEVIGEAIKENGKVIVTGCMGVEEGNIRNVHPSVLAVTGPQQYEQVVNAVHDVVPPRQDHNPLIDLVPPQGIKLTPRHYAYLKISEGCNHSCSFCIIPSMRGKLVSRPVGDVLDEAQRLVKSGVKELLVISQDTSAYGVDVKYRTGFWNGAPVKTRMTELCEALSSLGVWVRLHYVYPYPHVDELIPLMAAGKILPYLDIPFQHASPKVLKAMKRPAFEDKTLARIKNWREICPDLIIRSTFIVGFPGETEEDFQYLLDWLTEAQLDRVGCFQYSPVEGAPANLLDLAVVPDDVKQDRWERFMAHQQAISSARLQLRIGKEIEVLIDEVDEQGAVGRCFFDAPEIDGNVFIDDASGLKPGDKVWCTVTDADEYDLWAEKRD; the protein is encoded by the coding sequence ATGTCCACCACTCCCGCAACGGCCAACCCCAAGGTCGGCTTTGTATCCCTGGGTTGCCCCAAGGCGCTGGTCGATTCCGAGCGCATCCTGACCCAACTGCGCATGGAAGGCTATGACGTGGTGTCCACTTATCAGGACGCGGATGTGGTGGTGGTCAACACCTGTGGCTTTATCGACTCGGCCAAGGCGGAGTCGCTGGAGGTGATCGGTGAAGCCATCAAGGAAAACGGCAAGGTCATCGTGACCGGCTGCATGGGCGTGGAAGAAGGCAATATCCGCAATGTGCACCCCAGCGTGCTCGCGGTGACCGGCCCGCAGCAGTACGAGCAAGTGGTCAACGCTGTGCACGACGTGGTGCCGCCACGCCAGGATCACAACCCGTTGATCGACCTGGTGCCGCCCCAAGGCATCAAGCTGACCCCGCGCCACTACGCGTACCTGAAGATCTCCGAAGGCTGTAACCATAGCTGCAGCTTCTGCATTATTCCGTCGATGCGCGGCAAGCTGGTGAGCCGTCCGGTGGGCGACGTACTCGACGAGGCCCAGCGCCTGGTCAAGTCTGGCGTGAAGGAGCTGCTGGTGATCTCGCAGGACACCAGTGCCTACGGCGTCGATGTGAAATACCGCACCGGCTTCTGGAACGGCGCGCCGGTAAAAACCCGCATGACCGAACTCTGCGAAGCCCTCAGCAGCCTGGGCGTATGGGTGCGCCTGCACTACGTCTACCCGTACCCGCATGTGGACGAGCTGATCCCGCTGATGGCCGCCGGCAAGATCCTGCCGTACCTGGACATCCCGTTCCAGCACGCCAGCCCGAAAGTGCTCAAGGCCATGAAACGCCCGGCCTTTGAGGACAAAACCCTGGCGCGCATCAAGAACTGGCGCGAGATCTGCCCGGACTTGATCATCCGCTCCACCTTTATCGTCGGCTTTCCCGGCGAGACCGAAGAAGACTTCCAGTACCTGCTGGACTGGCTGACCGAGGCCCAACTGGACCGCGTCGGCTGCTTCCAGTACTCGCCGGTGGAAGGCGCCCCGGCCAACCTGCTGGACCTGGCCGTGGTGCCGGACGACGTCAAGCAGGACCGTTGGGAACGCTTCATGGCGCACCAACAGGCCATCAGCTCGGCGCGCCTGCAACTGCGCATCGGCAAGGAAATCGAAGTGCTCATCGACGAAGTCGACGAACAAGGCGCCGTGGGCCGTTGCTTCTTCGATGCGCCGGAGATCGACGGCAATGTGTTTATCGACGATGCCAGCGGTTTGAAGCCGGGCGACAAGGTCTGGTGCACCGTGACCGACGCCGACGAATACGACCTGTGGGCCGAAAAACGCGACTGA
- the fpr gene encoding ferredoxin-NADP reductase, with amino-acid sequence MSNMNHERVLSVHHWNDTLFSFKCTRDPGLRFENGQFVMIGLQQPNGRPLMRAYSIASPNWEEHLEFFSIKVPDGPLTSQLQHLKEGDEVLISKKPTGTLVLDDLKPGKHLYLLSTGTGLAPFMSVIQDPETYERFEKVILCHGVRYVNEVAYREFITEHLPQNEFFGEAVREKLIYYPTVTREPFENQGRLTDLMRSGKLFRDIGLPPINPEDDRAMLCGSPSMLDETSEVLNSFGLKVSPRMREPGDYLIERAFVEK; translated from the coding sequence ATGAGCAACATGAACCACGAGCGTGTCCTCAGTGTTCATCACTGGAACGACACTCTGTTCAGCTTCAAGTGCACCCGCGATCCGGGCCTGCGCTTCGAGAACGGTCAGTTCGTGATGATCGGCCTGCAGCAACCCAACGGCCGCCCGCTCATGCGTGCTTACTCCATTGCCAGTCCGAACTGGGAAGAGCATTTGGAGTTCTTCAGCATCAAGGTGCCGGATGGCCCGCTGACTTCCCAATTGCAGCACCTGAAGGAAGGCGATGAGGTCCTCATCAGCAAGAAACCGACAGGCACCCTGGTGCTGGACGACTTGAAGCCCGGAAAACACCTGTACCTGCTCAGCACCGGCACTGGCCTGGCGCCGTTCATGAGTGTGATCCAGGATCCGGAAACCTACGAGCGTTTTGAAAAAGTGATCCTGTGCCACGGCGTGCGCTACGTCAACGAAGTCGCCTACCGCGAGTTCATCACCGAGCACCTGCCGCAGAACGAATTCTTCGGCGAGGCCGTGCGTGAGAAGTTGATCTACTACCCCACCGTGACCCGCGAGCCCTTTGAAAACCAGGGCCGCCTGACCGACCTGATGCGCAGCGGCAAGCTGTTCCGGGACATCGGCTTGCCGCCGATCAACCCCGAGGACGACCGCGCCATGCTGTGCGGCAGCCCAAGCATGCTGGACGAGACCAGCGAAGTGCTCAACAGCTTCGGCCTGAAAGTTTCGCCACGCATGCGCGAGCCAGGTGATTACCTGATCGAACGCGCATTCGTCGAGAAATAA
- a CDS encoding potassium transporter Kup, translated as MGQASSQAVGAEHSNAKPIGMLVAAVGVVYGDIGTSPLYTLKEVFNGGYGVQVNHDGVLGILALIFWSLIWVVSIKYMLFVLRADNQGEGGIMALTALARRAAGERRRLRSFLVVCGLCGAALFYGDSMITPAISVLSAVEGLELAFDGLEKWVVPIALVVLVALFLIQKHGTDHIGKLFGPVMVTWFLVLGGLGVYGITLHPEVLHALNPIWAVRFFEAHPGIGVAILGAVVLALTGAEALYADMGHFGRKPIARAWFMLVLPALVLNYFGQGAMLLGDPEAARNPFYLLAPSWALIPLVVLSTLATVIASQAVISGAFSLTRQAIQLGYIPRMHIQHTSSAEQGQIYIGAVNWSLMVGVILLVLGFESSNALASAYGVAVTGTMLMTTILVSAVMLLLWKWPPVLAVPVLVCCLLVDGLYFAANVPKIIQGGAFPVLAGIVLFVLMTTWKRGKQLLVERLDEGGLPLPIFISSIRVQPPHRVQGTAVFLTARPDAVPHALLHNLLHNQVLHEQVVLLTVVYEDIPRVPATRRFEVDAYGEGFFRVILHFGFTDEPDVPQALKLCHLDELDFSPMRTTYFLSRETVIASRIKGMARWREGLFAFMLKNANGNLRFFKLPVNRVIELGTQVEM; from the coding sequence ATGGGTCAGGCAAGTAGTCAGGCAGTAGGTGCCGAGCATTCAAACGCCAAACCGATTGGCATGCTGGTGGCAGCGGTCGGGGTGGTTTATGGCGATATCGGAACCAGCCCGCTCTATACCCTTAAAGAGGTGTTCAACGGCGGTTATGGGGTTCAGGTCAACCACGATGGCGTGCTGGGGATTCTGGCGCTGATCTTCTGGTCGCTGATCTGGGTGGTGTCGATCAAGTACATGCTGTTTGTACTGCGCGCAGACAACCAGGGCGAAGGCGGGATCATGGCCCTCACCGCGCTGGCGCGGCGGGCGGCGGGGGAGCGCAGACGGCTGCGCAGTTTCCTGGTGGTCTGTGGCCTGTGCGGCGCGGCATTGTTCTACGGTGACAGCATGATCACCCCGGCAATTTCCGTATTGTCGGCCGTGGAAGGCCTGGAACTGGCGTTCGATGGCCTGGAAAAATGGGTAGTGCCGATTGCCCTGGTGGTGTTGGTGGCGCTGTTCCTGATCCAGAAGCACGGCACCGACCATATCGGCAAACTGTTCGGGCCGGTGATGGTGACCTGGTTTCTGGTGCTGGGCGGCCTGGGTGTGTACGGCATTACCCTGCACCCTGAGGTACTCCATGCCCTGAACCCGATCTGGGCCGTGCGTTTCTTCGAGGCCCATCCAGGCATCGGCGTGGCGATCCTCGGCGCGGTAGTGCTGGCATTGACCGGCGCCGAAGCGCTGTATGCCGACATGGGCCACTTCGGTCGCAAGCCGATTGCCCGCGCGTGGTTCATGCTGGTGTTGCCGGCGTTGGTACTCAACTATTTCGGCCAGGGCGCGATGCTGCTGGGCGATCCCGAAGCCGCGCGCAACCCGTTTTATCTGCTGGCGCCGAGCTGGGCGCTGATCCCGTTGGTGGTGTTGTCCACCCTGGCCACTGTGATTGCCTCCCAGGCGGTGATTTCCGGTGCGTTCTCCCTGACGCGCCAGGCGATCCAACTCGGTTACATCCCGCGCATGCATATCCAGCACACCTCCAGCGCCGAACAGGGCCAGATCTATATCGGCGCGGTGAACTGGTCGTTGATGGTCGGCGTGATCCTGCTGGTACTGGGTTTCGAATCGTCCAACGCCTTGGCCTCGGCCTACGGCGTGGCGGTAACCGGCACCATGCTGATGACCACCATCCTGGTGTCGGCGGTGATGCTGCTGCTGTGGAAATGGCCGCCGGTGCTGGCGGTGCCGGTGCTGGTCTGCTGCCTGTTGGTCGACGGTCTGTACTTCGCCGCCAACGTGCCGAAGATCATCCAGGGCGGCGCGTTCCCGGTATTGGCGGGCATCGTGCTGTTCGTGCTGATGACCACTTGGAAGCGCGGCAAGCAATTGCTGGTGGAGCGCCTCGACGAAGGCGGCCTGCCGCTGCCGATCTTTATCAGCAGCATCCGCGTGCAACCGCCCCATCGGGTGCAGGGTACGGCGGTGTTCCTCACGGCGCGCCCGGATGCGGTGCCCCATGCGCTGTTGCACAACCTGCTGCACAACCAGGTGCTGCATGAGCAGGTGGTGCTGTTGACCGTGGTCTACGAAGATATTCCACGCGTACCGGCCACCCGACGTTTCGAGGTGGATGCCTACGGCGAAGGCTTCTTCCGCGTCATCCTGCACTTCGGGTTCACCGACGAGCCGGACGTACCCCAGGCGCTGAAGCTGTGTCATCTGGACGAACTGGATTTCAGCCCGATGCGTACCACCTATTTCCTCAGCCGTGAAACGGTGATTGCCTCGCGCATCAAGGGCATGGCGCGCTGGCGCGAAGGCTTGTTCGCGTTTATGTTGAAAAACGCCAACGGCAACCTGCGCTTCTTCAAACTGCCGGTTAACCGGGTGATCGAGCTGGGTACCCAGGTCGAGATGTAA